In Chanodichthys erythropterus isolate Z2021 chromosome 18, ASM2448905v1, whole genome shotgun sequence, the following are encoded in one genomic region:
- the aftphb gene encoding aftiphilin isoform X2, whose translation MEPDVIRLYSSSPPPLDEAGEEEEEDEFGEFGGFDGGGVSSSFSFSDIDTPTTFSQSNALEESPPDLYIKSIQNVAVSEKSGWANNEKKMVGESISSVEKTEKELSEIVTNGVTFFDQKVFSAEHGQNSPSILPDVRISSTGDGQILSNGYSESCINSELDRALPSRFQSADTEVHSGLDVNVVDALDRNQLINQMDNLTDSNNHSSHKEASEPGETEVRLELCGDSQSSSCRDAQESDGEHTERENFVVCGDAGSLDGSADCVDIAETETAPSMDVDLISDTQLSGNVKEIHGSFANTEVEEDKDIELSADPTADEDFGDFRDAAQGFADFSRTESITQEGFPEFVTAMSRCSTDDEFGDTDTLKDFKEEDELAEEAADNEGAFCSELPPSDSFADFSSAPLGGVAVGGQDNWTAFGPHKGMEEEQDSWAAFGEEQSTYLGEEERDVETAPSSGDLQGSTVEFSCKLQHLFRTAFPSNIHSEVSGVTEVLPLHEFLQAQDPQEQRDPSSSLAQENSLALWCHLQDILGSHGLKFKWAGSHSNRILLDCLGIRNILFTGDKQQPVIVPMFAAGLGMLEPTKESQKSPASPALFPSTPVESGNILCTQVAPSLALSIDAQDGGFSGLNLDYFGPVDECSSDSETDTPLPGVDPEIYELTTAKIENNTTGRSIADAFTKLMESMEKTRTTARRPEKDEKISEEAAKVIAILPDLSFMQARVLMFPSVLTPAANHI comes from the exons ATGGAGCCCGATGTCATCCGTCTGTACTCTTCCTCTCCCCCTCCACTGGATGAGGCTggagaggaagaagaggaggatgaGTTTGGTGAGTTTGGGGGTTTTGATGGCGGAGGAGTGTCGTCCAGTTTCAGCTTCTCAGACATCGACACGCCCACAACATTCAGCCAGTCAAACGCGCTGGAGGAGTCCCCACCTGACCTATACATCAAATCCATACAGAATGTTGCTGTATCGGAGAAGAGTGGATGGGCTAACAACGAGAAAAAAATGGTAGGAGAATCTATAAGTAGTGTCGAGAAAACAGAGAAGGAATTATCTGAGATTGTCACAAATGGTGTGACGTTCTTCGATCAGAAGGTGTTCTCTGCTGAACATGGTCAGAACTCTCCCTCAATACTTCCTGATGTCCGAATCAGCAGCACAGGCGATGGACAAATCCTCAGTAATGGCTACAGTGAGTCTTGTATAAATTCAGAACTGGACAGAGCTCTTCCCTCACGCTTTCAAAGCGCCGACACTGAAGTACACTCTGGACTGGACGTCAACGTAGTTGATGCGTTAGACAGAAACCAGTTAATTAACCAAATGGACAATCTGACAGACTCAAACAATCACTCATCCCATAAAGAAGCATCTGAACCTGGAGAGACAGAAGTGAGACTGGAGCTATGTGGCGACTCCCAGTCGTCTAGTTGTAGAGATGCACAAGAATCTGATGGTGAGCATACAGAAAGGGAGAACTTTGTTGTTTGTGGTGACGCAGGTTCTCTGGATGGGTCTGCAGACTGTGTTGACATAGCCGAAACAGAGACGGCTCCCTCCATGGATGTGGATCTAATTTCTGACACACAACTAAGTGGAAACGTAAAAGAAATTCATGGATCATTCGCAAACACAGAGGTGGAAGAAGATAAGGACATTGAGTTATCCGCAGACCCCACAGCCGATGAGGATTTTGGCGATTTCAGAGATGCAGCTCAGGGTTTTGCAGACTTCAGCCGGACTGAATCTATAACCCAGGAAGGATTTCCTGAATTTGTCACGGCAATGTCCAGGTGCTCCACGGATGATGAGTTTGGTGACACGGACACCCTGAAGGACTTCAAGGAGGAAGATGAGCTGGCTGAGGAAGCAGCGGACAATGAAGGAGCTTTTTGTTCTGAGTTGCCTCCCAGCGACAGTTTTGCCGACTTTAGTTCAGCTCCACTTGGAGGAGTGGCGGTGGGAGGGCAAGACAACTGGACTGCATTTGGACCACATAAAGGCATGGAAGAGGAACAGGATTCATGGGCCGCATTTGGGGAGGAACAGAGCACTTACCTGGGTGAAGAAGAACGAGATGTTGAGACAGCGCCCTCTAGTGGTGACCTCCAGGGTAGCACT GTTGAGTTCAGCTGCAAATTACAGCATCTCTTCAGAACTGCCTTCCCTTCAAACATCCATTCTGAGGTCAGCGGGGTTACTGAGGTCCTGCCCCTCCACGAATTCCTGCAGGCTCAGGATCCTCAGGAGCAAAGGGATCCGAGCAGCTCTTTGGCACAGGA GAATTCATTGGCCTTGTGGTGCCACCTTCAGGACATCCTCGGCTCTCATGGCCTTAAATTCAAGTGGGCAGGTTCCCATAGCAACAGAATTCTTTTGGACTGCCTAGGAATCAGGAATATT TTGTTCACTGGAGACAAGCAGCAGCCAGTGATCGTGCCTATGTTTGCTGCCGGACTG GGAATGCTGGAACCCACCAAAGAGTCTCAAAAATCTCCAGCCTCCCCTGCACTTTTCCCTTCTACTCCTGTGGAGAGTGGAAATATTCTATGCACTCAG GTGGCGCCCTCTTTGGCCCTTAGTATTGACG CACAAGATGGTGGATTCTCAGGGCTAAATTTGGACTATTTTGGGCCTGTGGATGAATGTAGCTCAGATAGTGAAACTGACACTCCACTACCAG GTGTTGATCCAGAGATATATGAACTGACTACAGCTAAAATTGAGAACAACACCACTGGTCGAAGCATTGCAGACGCATTTACAAAACTCATGGAGTCTATGGAGAAAACCAGAACAACGGCCAG GAGGCCAGAAAAAGATGAAAAGATAAGCGAAGAAGCAGCAAAGGTCATCGCTATTCTCCCTGACCTGTCCTTCATGCAGGCCAGGGTTCTAATGTTCCCCTCCGTTCTAACTCCAGCAGCCAATCATATATAA
- the aftphb gene encoding aftiphilin isoform X1, which produces MEPDVIRLYSSSPPPLDEAGEEEEEDEFGEFGGFDGGGVSSSFSFSDIDTPTTFSQSNALEESPPDLYIKSIQNVAVSEKSGWANNEKKMVGESISSVEKTEKELSEIVTNGVTFFDQKVFSAEHGQNSPSILPDVRISSTGDGQILSNGYSESCINSELDRALPSRFQSADTEVHSGLDVNVVDALDRNQLINQMDNLTDSNNHSSHKEASEPGETEVRLELCGDSQSSSCRDAQESDGEHTERENFVVCGDAGSLDGSADCVDIAETETAPSMDVDLISDTQLSGNVKEIHGSFANTEVEEDKDIELSADPTADEDFGDFRDAAQGFADFSRTESITQEGFPEFVTAMSRCSTDDEFGDTDTLKDFKEEDELAEEAADNEGAFCSELPPSDSFADFSSAPLGGVAVGGQDNWTAFGPHKGMEEEQDSWAAFGEEQSTYLGEEERDVETAPSSGDLQGSTVEFSCKLQHLFRTAFPSNIHSEVSGVTEVLPLHEFLQAQDPQEQRDPSSSLAQENSLALWCHLQDILGSHGLKFKWAGSHSNRILLDCLGIRNILFTGDKQQPVIVPMFAAGLGMLEPTKESQKSPASPALFPSTPVESGNILCTQVAPSLALSIDGVDPEIYELTTAKIENNTTGRSIADAFTKLMESMEKTRTTARRPEKDEKISEEAAKVIAILPDLSFMQARVLMFPSVLTPAANHI; this is translated from the exons ATGGAGCCCGATGTCATCCGTCTGTACTCTTCCTCTCCCCCTCCACTGGATGAGGCTggagaggaagaagaggaggatgaGTTTGGTGAGTTTGGGGGTTTTGATGGCGGAGGAGTGTCGTCCAGTTTCAGCTTCTCAGACATCGACACGCCCACAACATTCAGCCAGTCAAACGCGCTGGAGGAGTCCCCACCTGACCTATACATCAAATCCATACAGAATGTTGCTGTATCGGAGAAGAGTGGATGGGCTAACAACGAGAAAAAAATGGTAGGAGAATCTATAAGTAGTGTCGAGAAAACAGAGAAGGAATTATCTGAGATTGTCACAAATGGTGTGACGTTCTTCGATCAGAAGGTGTTCTCTGCTGAACATGGTCAGAACTCTCCCTCAATACTTCCTGATGTCCGAATCAGCAGCACAGGCGATGGACAAATCCTCAGTAATGGCTACAGTGAGTCTTGTATAAATTCAGAACTGGACAGAGCTCTTCCCTCACGCTTTCAAAGCGCCGACACTGAAGTACACTCTGGACTGGACGTCAACGTAGTTGATGCGTTAGACAGAAACCAGTTAATTAACCAAATGGACAATCTGACAGACTCAAACAATCACTCATCCCATAAAGAAGCATCTGAACCTGGAGAGACAGAAGTGAGACTGGAGCTATGTGGCGACTCCCAGTCGTCTAGTTGTAGAGATGCACAAGAATCTGATGGTGAGCATACAGAAAGGGAGAACTTTGTTGTTTGTGGTGACGCAGGTTCTCTGGATGGGTCTGCAGACTGTGTTGACATAGCCGAAACAGAGACGGCTCCCTCCATGGATGTGGATCTAATTTCTGACACACAACTAAGTGGAAACGTAAAAGAAATTCATGGATCATTCGCAAACACAGAGGTGGAAGAAGATAAGGACATTGAGTTATCCGCAGACCCCACAGCCGATGAGGATTTTGGCGATTTCAGAGATGCAGCTCAGGGTTTTGCAGACTTCAGCCGGACTGAATCTATAACCCAGGAAGGATTTCCTGAATTTGTCACGGCAATGTCCAGGTGCTCCACGGATGATGAGTTTGGTGACACGGACACCCTGAAGGACTTCAAGGAGGAAGATGAGCTGGCTGAGGAAGCAGCGGACAATGAAGGAGCTTTTTGTTCTGAGTTGCCTCCCAGCGACAGTTTTGCCGACTTTAGTTCAGCTCCACTTGGAGGAGTGGCGGTGGGAGGGCAAGACAACTGGACTGCATTTGGACCACATAAAGGCATGGAAGAGGAACAGGATTCATGGGCCGCATTTGGGGAGGAACAGAGCACTTACCTGGGTGAAGAAGAACGAGATGTTGAGACAGCGCCCTCTAGTGGTGACCTCCAGGGTAGCACT GTTGAGTTCAGCTGCAAATTACAGCATCTCTTCAGAACTGCCTTCCCTTCAAACATCCATTCTGAGGTCAGCGGGGTTACTGAGGTCCTGCCCCTCCACGAATTCCTGCAGGCTCAGGATCCTCAGGAGCAAAGGGATCCGAGCAGCTCTTTGGCACAGGA GAATTCATTGGCCTTGTGGTGCCACCTTCAGGACATCCTCGGCTCTCATGGCCTTAAATTCAAGTGGGCAGGTTCCCATAGCAACAGAATTCTTTTGGACTGCCTAGGAATCAGGAATATT TTGTTCACTGGAGACAAGCAGCAGCCAGTGATCGTGCCTATGTTTGCTGCCGGACTG GGAATGCTGGAACCCACCAAAGAGTCTCAAAAATCTCCAGCCTCCCCTGCACTTTTCCCTTCTACTCCTGTGGAGAGTGGAAATATTCTATGCACTCAG GTGGCGCCCTCTTTGGCCCTTAGTATTGACG GTGTTGATCCAGAGATATATGAACTGACTACAGCTAAAATTGAGAACAACACCACTGGTCGAAGCATTGCAGACGCATTTACAAAACTCATGGAGTCTATGGAGAAAACCAGAACAACGGCCAG GAGGCCAGAAAAAGATGAAAAGATAAGCGAAGAAGCAGCAAAGGTCATCGCTATTCTCCCTGACCTGTCCTTCATGCAGGCCAGGGTTCTAATGTTCCCCTCCGTTCTAACTCCAGCAGCCAATCATATATAA